Proteins encoded in a region of the Roseateles sp. SL47 genome:
- a CDS encoding ParB/RepB/Spo0J family partition protein: MNQDKEHRHSELRMIPLNRIEILNPRERNSRVFEQIVGNIQSIGLKKPIIVTPRPGNDGEHYLLICGEGRFKAFKTLGHQEIPAMVMNVDDESAFIMSLTENIARRKFSPLELLVGIEQLRDQGYDKKDIAQKTGLSPEYVQGILYLLKNGEERLLMAVGSGRIPLNAAITIAGAGTDDKAIQAALQEAYESGKLRGSQLIQARRVIERRRSQGRAVGGKMSSRKPNADVTTSSLVRNYQREVERQKQLVRKAETAQRNLLFIVGALRQLLADENFTNLLRAEGMDSLPQYLADRVWARGCGS; encoded by the coding sequence ATGAACCAGGACAAAGAGCATCGCCACTCGGAATTGCGGATGATCCCGCTGAACCGGATCGAGATTCTCAATCCACGCGAGCGCAACAGCCGCGTGTTCGAACAGATCGTCGGCAACATCCAGAGCATCGGCCTGAAAAAGCCGATCATCGTGACGCCGCGCCCGGGGAATGATGGCGAGCATTACCTGCTCATCTGCGGTGAGGGGCGTTTCAAGGCCTTCAAGACGCTCGGCCACCAGGAAATCCCCGCGATGGTGATGAACGTCGACGACGAATCGGCCTTCATCATGAGCCTGACGGAGAACATCGCACGGCGCAAATTCAGCCCGTTGGAGCTGCTGGTCGGCATTGAGCAACTGCGGGATCAGGGCTACGACAAGAAGGACATCGCACAAAAAACGGGCCTGAGCCCGGAGTATGTCCAGGGCATCTTGTACCTGCTCAAGAACGGCGAAGAGCGCCTGCTGATGGCTGTCGGCAGCGGACGCATCCCGCTCAACGCGGCGATCACCATTGCTGGCGCGGGCACGGATGACAAAGCGATCCAAGCCGCCCTGCAGGAAGCCTATGAATCCGGCAAGCTGCGTGGCAGTCAACTGATCCAGGCGCGACGAGTAATCGAGCGTCGCCGTTCGCAAGGTCGGGCCGTCGGCGGCAAGATGTCATCCCGCAAACCCAATGCGGACGTGACCACGTCGAGTCTCGTGCGCAACTACCAGCGTGAAGTCGAGCGCCAGAAGCAGCTGGTCAGGAAGGCAGAAACCGCCCAGCGCAACCTGCTGTTCATCGTCGGCGCGCTGCGTCAGTTGCTGGCAGACGAGAATTTCACCAACCTGCTGCGCGCCGAGGGAATGGACTCATTGCCACAGTATCTGGCGGATCGGGTCTGGGCGCGGGGGTGTGGATCGTGA
- a CDS encoding plasmid partitioning protein RepB C-terminal domain-containing protein, protein MSRPPLGFVPEPLFLELSAILPSRKTPEGLFASRKFKQILASIEAIGLIEPLSVGKPSREGQYILLDGHTRLVALKQLGFDKAPCLVATDDESYTYNNRVNRLSSIQEHLMIRRAVERGVTPEKLAKALDVDISHIIKKLNLLDGICPEAAELLRDQTFSANLGAVLRKLKPTRQVECVELMVSANNITVAYAQALVAATPSNLLVGETKPKKMIGVSADQMAKMEREMGNLQEQFKLAEQTYGQDILNLVLAKGYLAKLMANEAILRHLTRNHPDVLNEFDSIVRMVALDK, encoded by the coding sequence GTGAGCAGACCTCCACTGGGCTTCGTGCCGGAGCCACTATTCCTCGAGCTTTCGGCCATTCTGCCATCGCGCAAGACCCCGGAGGGCTTGTTTGCCTCCCGGAAATTCAAGCAGATCCTCGCGTCCATCGAGGCTATCGGGCTGATCGAGCCCCTGTCGGTTGGAAAACCATCCCGCGAGGGTCAGTACATCTTGCTCGACGGGCACACTCGGCTGGTGGCGCTGAAGCAGTTGGGTTTCGACAAGGCACCGTGCCTCGTGGCCACCGACGATGAAAGCTATACCTACAACAACCGGGTCAATCGTCTCTCCAGCATTCAGGAGCACCTGATGATCCGCCGCGCCGTCGAACGCGGCGTCACCCCCGAAAAGCTCGCGAAAGCATTGGACGTGGACATCAGCCACATCATCAAGAAACTGAACCTGCTCGATGGCATCTGCCCGGAGGCCGCCGAGTTGCTGCGCGACCAAACCTTCTCGGCCAACCTTGGCGCGGTGCTGCGCAAGCTCAAGCCAACCCGGCAGGTCGAGTGCGTCGAACTGATGGTCAGCGCCAACAACATCACGGTGGCTTACGCACAGGCTTTGGTGGCAGCCACGCCCAGCAACCTGCTGGTCGGTGAGACCAAGCCCAAGAAAATGATCGGCGTCAGCGCCGATCAGATGGCCAAGATGGAGCGAGAAATGGGCAATCTTCAAGAGCAGTTCAAGCTGGCAGAGCAGACCTATGGCCAGGACATTCTCAATCTGGTTCTGGCCAAGGGCTATCTCGCCAAGTTGATGGCCAACGAAGCCATTCTGCGCCACCTAACGCGGAATCATCCCGACGTGCTGAACGAGTTTGACAGCATCGTTCGTATGGTGGCGCTGGATAAATAA
- a CDS encoding 5-methylcytosine restriction system specificity protein McrC, with translation MKLVARDCSPLVPQPTAAEANWLRRLATNVRATDLVVPISGERDEDEPIVYCAWDGTWWAGRYVGSISFEGHSLTVEPRFGLSALRNWLFEATSVVLTEAPGKLREDESFIAQLLASVWAHGFIEAARHGLPALRREVATKGATVRGRLDVPASLRLIATGGGQVVSVRSERSLDHAASDAIVAAYMVLRRWLGVPDEKWLPTRAKELLPHLMTVTGSRPCVPTKAELDRIRYTPITAGFAPIAELSRQIANRKGLAADIDASGETKGVLLDVAELWEMYVLSVLRKAASPLTVTHGTRDKSATKKLLHSDVSGQGLGTLIPDAILLSGSVIKGVVDAKYKSLHPSANAPNGPQRDDLYQMAAYLGRFQTPAGLMTWGLLAYPFAPSTPDTPHAEQNSPWSLDSGKKISFATLPHDPVDAVAKLRSLLTQVAMPAAWSARA, from the coding sequence GTGAAACTCGTCGCGCGAGACTGCTCGCCGCTTGTCCCGCAACCGACAGCGGCAGAAGCCAACTGGCTCCGTAGGCTTGCAACCAATGTCCGAGCCACAGATCTGGTCGTCCCCATTTCTGGCGAGAGGGATGAGGATGAACCCATTGTCTACTGCGCTTGGGACGGGACTTGGTGGGCTGGCCGTTACGTCGGGTCTATCTCTTTCGAAGGCCATAGCTTGACCGTCGAGCCGCGCTTTGGTCTGTCGGCGCTGCGGAACTGGCTCTTCGAGGCAACATCGGTAGTGCTGACCGAAGCCCCCGGAAAGCTGCGTGAAGATGAGTCGTTTATCGCCCAGCTTCTGGCGTCCGTTTGGGCACACGGCTTCATTGAGGCAGCTCGACATGGGCTGCCTGCGCTTCGCCGCGAAGTGGCCACAAAAGGCGCGACTGTCAGGGGGCGGCTGGATGTCCCGGCATCACTGCGCTTGATCGCCACAGGCGGTGGACAGGTCGTTTCCGTCCGTTCGGAGCGGTCGCTGGATCACGCAGCGTCCGATGCCATCGTTGCCGCCTACATGGTTTTGCGACGGTGGCTTGGCGTGCCAGATGAAAAATGGCTGCCTACGCGCGCTAAGGAACTCCTGCCTCATCTGATGACTGTCACCGGCTCACGGCCTTGCGTCCCGACGAAGGCCGAACTTGACCGGATTCGCTACACGCCGATCACTGCTGGCTTTGCGCCTATCGCCGAGTTGTCCAGGCAGATCGCAAACCGAAAGGGGCTCGCTGCTGACATTGATGCCAGCGGCGAAACGAAAGGTGTCCTGCTCGACGTAGCCGAGCTGTGGGAGATGTACGTCCTCAGCGTCCTGCGGAAGGCCGCCTCACCGCTGACAGTGACGCACGGCACCCGTGATAAGTCAGCCACCAAGAAACTTCTCCACAGTGATGTCTCGGGCCAAGGCCTGGGCACATTGATACCCGACGCCATCCTGCTCTCTGGCTCCGTCATCAAGGGAGTGGTTGATGCCAAGTACAAATCCCTCCATCCATCTGCTAACGCTCCAAATGGGCCGCAGCGCGACGACCTGTACCAGATGGCCGCCTACCTGGGGCGCTTTCAAACCCCTGCAGGACTGATGACCTGGGGCCTCTTGGCGTATCCCTTCGCCCCATCAACCCCTGATACGCCCCATGCCGAGCAGAACAGCCCTTGGAGCCTTGATAGCGGGAAGAAAATCAGCTTCGCTACGTTGCCGCACGACCCAGTGGATGCAGTGGCCAAGTTGCGCTCCTTGCTCACACAAGTGGCCATGCCTGCCGCTTGGTCTGCAAGAGCTTGA
- a CDS encoding AAA family ATPase: MARYSEHDTSTIYQAADLFRANCLLSDGSLLFSEASVWRPDVLERIHKAFVATPDEGDRTFIDKFKDQVGKAGQDVSRLAAEILSVYFLFPSSVGGVRKRQVVNEVLSWGGDTLPESHLVSTAFANGIGSGGQGYNTRRPFEIAFLIELAIAWKKLPHDRQVEVAADPWLFQEVVDGIEDAESKQLRHMLLHLLFPEHFERIASGNHKRRVVKAFSGLVAGEPADDDRAILAIRQELEKLLPKQELDFYWSPLVEAWYDDSEGASEGAPLEIIQHKKQIVLYGPPGTGKTFRAKKLAERVIRSAALSQMGPARYFQSQPAIDAAIRDNVHRLQLHPAYSYEDFIRALHISSGGGTEYRAGYLPKLIEDIERLPRDDRLPHVLILDEMNRTDLSRLLGECFSLLEDRNQTIELPARNSDGAAMKLRIPDDLFVIGTMNLIDQSIEQIDFALRRRFLWLLCPFDAEALVGASESKWTAMKSGLDWDRIEPDFRKLAAAAAALNRQIHDSPLLGAQYEIGHTYLLDVVVFLRNFLGVRPTRKHNYLWNKKGEALEPVVQVWNLSLRPLLEQYLAGLDATARNAELDRLSKVLLKPSVTE, from the coding sequence ATGGCGAGATATTCAGAACACGATACCAGCACGATCTACCAAGCAGCGGACTTATTCCGCGCCAACTGCCTACTGAGCGACGGCTCTCTGCTGTTCAGTGAAGCATCTGTTTGGCGTCCCGACGTGTTGGAGCGCATCCACAAAGCCTTCGTTGCCACCCCAGACGAAGGCGACCGGACATTCATCGACAAGTTCAAAGACCAAGTCGGCAAAGCCGGACAAGATGTGTCCCGTCTCGCCGCAGAAATCTTGAGTGTGTATTTTTTGTTTCCGTCCAGTGTCGGTGGCGTGCGTAAGCGGCAGGTCGTGAACGAGGTTCTCAGCTGGGGTGGCGACACCTTGCCAGAGTCTCACCTTGTGTCCACCGCCTTCGCAAACGGAATCGGTAGTGGTGGCCAGGGCTACAACACCCGCCGCCCCTTCGAGATTGCCTTTCTTATCGAACTCGCCATCGCATGGAAGAAATTACCGCATGATCGGCAGGTAGAGGTGGCCGCCGATCCGTGGCTCTTTCAAGAAGTCGTGGACGGCATTGAGGATGCAGAGTCGAAGCAGCTCCGACACATGCTTCTTCACCTCCTGTTCCCCGAGCATTTCGAACGTATCGCAAGCGGCAATCACAAGCGCAGGGTGGTCAAGGCATTCTCGGGGTTGGTTGCAGGTGAGCCTGCAGATGATGACCGGGCGATCTTGGCAATTCGCCAAGAGCTCGAAAAACTGCTGCCCAAGCAAGAGCTGGACTTTTACTGGTCGCCGCTGGTCGAGGCTTGGTACGACGACAGTGAGGGGGCATCTGAAGGCGCGCCACTGGAAATCATCCAGCACAAAAAGCAGATCGTCCTTTATGGGCCGCCGGGAACTGGCAAGACTTTCCGCGCCAAGAAGCTGGCTGAGCGCGTCATCCGATCAGCGGCACTGAGCCAGATGGGGCCAGCCCGCTACTTTCAATCGCAACCAGCCATTGATGCCGCGATCCGCGACAACGTGCATCGACTGCAGCTGCACCCCGCCTACAGCTACGAGGACTTCATCCGGGCACTCCACATTTCGAGTGGCGGCGGTACGGAATATCGAGCTGGCTACCTGCCCAAGCTGATCGAGGACATTGAGCGCCTGCCACGCGACGATCGCCTGCCACACGTTCTGATTCTGGACGAAATGAATCGGACGGATCTGAGCCGGTTGCTTGGCGAATGCTTCTCCCTGCTGGAGGACCGCAACCAGACAATTGAGCTTCCTGCACGCAATAGTGATGGGGCGGCAATGAAGCTGCGCATACCCGATGATCTGTTCGTGATCGGCACGATGAATCTGATCGACCAGTCTATCGAGCAGATCGACTTCGCGCTGCGCCGCCGCTTCCTGTGGCTGCTGTGCCCGTTTGACGCCGAGGCTCTAGTCGGCGCATCAGAATCCAAATGGACAGCTATGAAGTCGGGGCTGGACTGGGATCGCATCGAACCTGACTTCCGCAAATTGGCAGCGGCTGCAGCCGCACTGAACAGACAAATTCACGACAGCCCACTGCTTGGTGCGCAGTATGAGATCGGACATACCTACCTGCTCGACGTGGTCGTGTTCCTGCGCAACTTCCTCGGCGTTCGCCCTACACGCAAGCACAACTACCTCTGGAACAAGAAGGGTGAAGCGCTGGAGCCAGTCGTGCAGGTGTGGAATCTGTCCCTTCGCCCATTGTTGGAGCAGTATCTCGCCGGGCTGGACGCGACCGCACGCAATGCCGAGCTCGACCGGCTGTCCAAGGTTCTGCTCAAGCCGTCGGTGACCGAGTGA
- the drmC gene encoding DISARM system phospholipase D-like protein DrmC, with amino-acid sequence MDELLDTIAALVSLVSPEKVQAVAARVRRTDANKAAMALPSVVGTPVASSVVEQLAAAWQNTTVGSDELASMLIAASHVYAKAASEQSTELVWTGPTTPFVSARRTEQALLQVINSAEQSLFITSFVAYDVSTIVKALNAANDRGVAISMLLELSQEHGGSITFDAIGKMRTLVPAANLYAWRDKADPFSDGRVHAKVAVADGRMCFITSANLTGHAMEKNMEAGVLISGGRIAKLLEEHLRSLVDTKIVSPV; translated from the coding sequence ATGGATGAACTCTTGGATACCATTGCAGCCCTGGTCTCTCTGGTCTCTCCCGAGAAGGTGCAGGCCGTTGCCGCCCGCGTTCGTCGAACTGATGCCAACAAGGCTGCGATGGCGTTGCCGAGTGTGGTCGGAACCCCGGTAGCCAGCAGCGTGGTCGAACAGCTTGCGGCAGCCTGGCAAAACACCACTGTCGGTTCAGATGAACTGGCATCAATGCTTATCGCCGCCAGCCACGTTTACGCCAAAGCCGCTTCTGAGCAATCCACCGAACTCGTGTGGACTGGCCCGACGACGCCTTTCGTGTCGGCGCGTCGAACAGAGCAGGCGCTGCTGCAGGTCATCAACTCCGCAGAACAGTCGTTGTTCATTACCAGCTTCGTGGCCTACGACGTGTCCACCATCGTCAAGGCGCTGAACGCGGCAAATGATCGCGGTGTGGCCATATCAATGCTGCTTGAGTTGTCCCAAGAGCACGGCGGCAGCATTACCTTCGACGCGATAGGGAAAATGAGAACGCTGGTTCCGGCCGCCAATCTCTATGCCTGGCGCGACAAGGCCGACCCGTTTTCCGATGGCCGCGTCCACGCCAAAGTCGCTGTCGCAGACGGCAGGATGTGTTTCATCACCAGCGCGAACCTGACCGGGCACGCCATGGAAAAAAACATGGAGGCCGGTGTGCTGATCTCTGGCGGGCGCATTGCAAAGCTGCTTGAAGAGCACCTGCGCTCACTCGTCGACACGAAAATTGTGTCCCCGGTTTGA
- the drmB gene encoding DUF1998 domain-containing protein — translation MIINNKTPVGEVRPSQLLWTYGPGALIDLPSLSVVTLGIDRWEKDRCQPIQEARLLAAVRKVLGTQVENLRMPPFQKSELVDVWSAEANIGVPVRPFPRWMRCVKCGLLSPFDAGLFEIKENRFRPERTRFVHKGCRGSKGDQPAKDADAVPARFLLACRDGHLDDFPWHYFVHGGNSSCKGTLRFFESGASLQTENLWVKCDACGASRSMAHAFGKAGKENLPGCRGRHPHLDHFDNECDEEARAVLLGATNSWFPITLSALAIPQTNDPLSQLIQDGWEFFEDLDSEAEVSVTVKTLKKTGALPGIDKYTAASIWSAIEAHRSGGGQDVVGEADIKGPEWDVLTEANPPTDYPHFMSKKVGTPPGLGGHISRVLLLERLREVNALLGFTRVEAPEESGDPNERPQMASLSRSKPDWVPANQVHGEGIFIQFDEAALVTWEALDGVKKVDQMLRGGHRGWRNSRHLDPNEGYPGIRYAMLHTLSHLLIRELALECGYNAASIRERIYADTSGASSQAGILIYTAAADSDGTLGGLVDLGKPENLGRLLEQALNRSKICSSDPLCSEHDPEKDRSLHGAACHACSLVAETSCERGNRYLDRSLLVPTLERADAAFFKGF, via the coding sequence ATGATCATCAACAACAAAACGCCAGTCGGCGAAGTACGCCCCAGCCAATTGCTGTGGACTTATGGCCCCGGCGCGCTGATCGACCTGCCCAGCCTTTCCGTAGTGACGCTCGGCATCGACCGCTGGGAAAAGGATCGCTGCCAGCCGATTCAGGAGGCACGGCTGCTCGCTGCCGTTCGAAAGGTTTTGGGAACGCAGGTCGAAAACCTGCGGATGCCGCCTTTCCAGAAGAGTGAACTCGTAGACGTCTGGTCTGCCGAGGCCAACATCGGCGTTCCTGTTCGGCCATTCCCGCGCTGGATGCGCTGTGTGAAGTGCGGTCTGCTGTCGCCCTTTGATGCCGGTCTTTTCGAGATCAAGGAGAACCGCTTCAGGCCGGAGCGAACCCGCTTCGTTCACAAAGGCTGCCGTGGTTCCAAAGGCGACCAACCTGCCAAGGATGCGGATGCCGTTCCCGCGCGTTTCCTGCTGGCCTGTCGCGATGGTCACCTCGACGACTTCCCTTGGCACTACTTCGTCCATGGTGGCAACAGCTCGTGCAAGGGCACACTGCGCTTCTTCGAAAGCGGTGCATCGCTGCAAACCGAAAATCTGTGGGTGAAGTGTGATGCCTGTGGTGCGTCCAGAAGCATGGCGCACGCCTTTGGAAAGGCCGGAAAAGAGAATCTACCCGGTTGCCGAGGGCGTCACCCGCATCTCGATCACTTCGATAACGAATGTGATGAAGAGGCTCGCGCCGTTCTGCTGGGTGCCACGAACAGCTGGTTCCCCATAACACTCTCGGCGCTCGCGATTCCTCAGACCAACGACCCGCTCAGTCAGCTGATCCAGGATGGCTGGGAATTTTTCGAAGATCTCGACTCCGAAGCTGAAGTGTCGGTGACGGTGAAGACCTTGAAGAAGACCGGGGCGCTGCCAGGAATCGACAAGTACACGGCGGCCTCGATCTGGTCAGCCATCGAGGCACATCGCTCCGGCGGCGGGCAGGATGTCGTGGGTGAGGCCGACATCAAAGGGCCCGAGTGGGATGTGCTGACAGAGGCCAACCCGCCCACGGACTACCCGCACTTCATGAGCAAGAAGGTCGGCACGCCACCGGGTCTCGGTGGCCATATCAGTCGAGTCTTGCTCCTCGAGCGTTTGCGCGAGGTGAATGCGCTGCTGGGCTTCACCCGGGTCGAGGCCCCCGAAGAGTCTGGCGACCCCAATGAGCGTCCGCAGATGGCCAGCCTGTCACGCAGCAAGCCGGATTGGGTGCCAGCCAACCAGGTTCATGGTGAAGGAATCTTCATCCAGTTCGACGAAGCCGCGCTCGTCACGTGGGAGGCTCTGGATGGTGTGAAGAAGGTCGACCAGATGCTCCGGGGTGGCCATAGGGGGTGGCGCAATTCGCGTCATCTCGACCCGAACGAAGGTTACCCCGGCATTCGTTATGCGATGCTGCACACGCTGTCTCACTTGCTGATTCGTGAGCTGGCGCTGGAGTGCGGATACAACGCCGCGAGTATTCGTGAACGCATCTATGCCGATACGTCGGGCGCTAGCTCGCAGGCAGGCATCCTCATCTACACCGCAGCAGCCGATTCGGATGGGACCCTGGGCGGTCTCGTCGACCTTGGCAAGCCAGAAAATCTTGGCCGCTTGCTGGAGCAAGCGCTGAATCGCTCGAAGATCTGCTCCTCTGATCCGCTCTGTTCGGAACATGATCCAGAAAAGGATCGATCGCTGCATGGTGCTGCCTGCCATGCGTGCAGTTTGGTAGCGGAGACCTCTTGTGAGCGAGGCAACCGCTATCTGGATCGATCGCTGCTCGTACCTACACTCGAACGCGCCGACGCTGCTTTCTTCAAGGGTTTCTGA